In a genomic window of Polycladomyces abyssicola:
- a CDS encoding tRNA-binding protein, whose protein sequence is MATYADFERIEMRVGRIVRAEAFPEARKPAYRMWIDFGEPLGIKKSSAQITKLYETETLVGTQVIAVTNIPPRQVANFISEVLVLGVVLDDGKVALIRPDREVPLGKRIL, encoded by the coding sequence ATGGCTACCTACGCTGATTTTGAACGGATTGAGATGAGAGTGGGACGGATTGTGCGGGCCGAAGCGTTCCCGGAGGCGCGCAAACCGGCCTACCGTATGTGGATCGATTTCGGGGAGCCTTTGGGCATAAAGAAAAGCAGCGCTCAAATCACGAAGCTGTATGAAACCGAAACACTCGTCGGCACACAGGTGATTGCCGTCACCAACATTCCGCCCCGCCAAGTAGCCAACTTCATTTCAGAAGTGTTGGTACTCGGAGTGGTATTGGATGACGGAAAGGTGGCGCTGATCCGTCCCGATCGTGAGGTACCGCTGGGGAAGCGTATTTTGTGA
- the fabF gene encoding beta-ketoacyl-ACP synthase II, which produces MSRRVVISGLGVISPIGNDLSTFWNNLIAGKSGVGPVTQFDASDYSTRIAAEVKNFDPLDYMDRKEARRMDRFVQFAVAAARQALEHAGLDMNQVDANRVGVYIGSGIGGLTTWEEQYQVLLNRGPNRVSPFFIPMMISNMAAGQVSILTGAKGPNSTSVSACASGTHSIGDAFRIIQHGDADVMIAGGAEATIRPLAFAGFCAARAMSTRNDEPEKASRPFDKDRDGFVMGEGAGVLILEELEHAKKRGANIIAEIVGYGMSGDAYHVTSPAPEGEGAARSMAHAIQDAGLKPEDIDYINAHGTSTDLNDKFETMAIKKAFGDHAYKLAISSNKSMIGHLLGAAGGVEAVATAMTLKEQIIPPTINYETPDPECDLDYVPNEARRARIRAALSNSLGFGGHNATIVLKTYEDA; this is translated from the coding sequence ATGAGCCGACGAGTGGTGATCAGCGGTTTGGGCGTCATTTCGCCGATCGGCAACGACCTGTCGACGTTTTGGAACAACCTGATCGCCGGAAAATCCGGCGTGGGTCCAGTGACCCAGTTTGATGCGAGCGACTATTCCACGCGCATCGCGGCGGAAGTCAAAAACTTCGACCCGTTGGATTACATGGACAGAAAAGAGGCACGGCGCATGGACCGTTTTGTCCAGTTTGCCGTAGCCGCTGCCCGTCAAGCATTGGAACATGCCGGATTGGACATGAATCAGGTGGACGCAAATCGCGTCGGTGTATACATCGGCTCGGGTATCGGCGGGCTGACCACTTGGGAAGAACAGTACCAAGTGTTGTTGAATCGCGGACCGAACCGGGTGAGCCCGTTCTTCATCCCGATGATGATCTCCAACATGGCGGCAGGTCAGGTGTCTATCCTCACCGGCGCCAAAGGGCCCAACAGCACATCTGTGTCCGCTTGCGCCTCGGGAACGCACTCCATCGGGGACGCGTTTCGGATCATCCAGCACGGGGATGCCGATGTCATGATCGCCGGCGGGGCGGAAGCCACGATCCGTCCGCTCGCATTCGCCGGATTTTGTGCGGCTCGTGCTATGTCCACGCGCAATGACGAGCCGGAAAAGGCGAGCCGGCCGTTTGACAAAGACCGGGACGGCTTCGTCATGGGCGAAGGAGCAGGCGTCTTGATTTTGGAGGAACTGGAGCACGCGAAAAAACGGGGTGCCAACATCATCGCCGAAATCGTGGGTTACGGCATGAGCGGTGATGCCTATCACGTGACTTCCCCCGCACCGGAAGGGGAAGGAGCGGCTCGTTCCATGGCACACGCGATCCAAGATGCCGGACTGAAACCGGAAGACATCGACTACATCAATGCGCACGGTACGTCGACCGATCTGAACGACAAATTTGAGACCATGGCCATCAAAAAGGCGTTTGGCGACCATGCCTACAAGTTGGCCATCAGTTCCAACAAGTCGATGATCGGGCATCTGCTCGGTGCCGCAGGCGGTGTGGAAGCGGTGGCGACAGCGATGACGCTGAAAGAGCAAATCATCCCGCCGACGATCAACTATGAAACACCGGATCCGGAATGCGATCTGGATTACGTCCCCAACGAAGCCCGTCGTGCGCGTATCAGAGCGGCTCTGTCCAACTCGCTCGGATTTGGCGGTCACAATGCAACAATCGTGTTGAAAACGTATGAGGACGCGTAA
- the fabG gene encoding 3-oxoacyl-[acyl-carrier-protein] reductase, whose protein sequence is MLTGKVAIVTGGSRGIGRAVSLRLARAGADVAVVFAGNREKAEAVVGEIQEMGRRSVAIQADVSQAEQVDAMVKQVIEAFGRIDILVNNAGITRDNLLLRLKEEDWDAVLSTNLKGVFLCTKAVTRQMMKQRFGRIINISSVVGLIGNPGQANYVAAKAGVIGLTKTAARELASRGITVNAVAPGFIETDMTAVLGEETREQMLGQIPLGRFGSAEDVAGAVAFLASDDAAYITGQTLNVDGGMVTY, encoded by the coding sequence ATGTTAACCGGTAAAGTGGCGATCGTCACCGGCGGTTCCCGTGGTATCGGACGGGCCGTATCACTCCGATTGGCCCGAGCGGGTGCCGATGTGGCCGTCGTGTTTGCGGGCAATCGCGAAAAGGCGGAAGCCGTCGTCGGCGAGATACAGGAGATGGGTCGTCGGTCCGTGGCGATCCAGGCAGACGTTTCTCAGGCGGAACAAGTGGACGCCATGGTGAAACAGGTGATCGAGGCGTTTGGCCGGATCGATATTCTGGTGAACAACGCAGGGATTACCCGTGACAATCTCCTTCTTCGATTGAAAGAGGAAGATTGGGACGCGGTGCTGAGCACCAACCTCAAAGGGGTGTTCCTGTGCACCAAAGCGGTCACCCGCCAAATGATGAAACAGCGCTTCGGTCGCATTATCAACATCAGCTCTGTGGTGGGATTGATCGGGAACCCGGGGCAGGCCAACTATGTGGCCGCCAAAGCCGGCGTGATCGGCTTGACCAAAACGGCGGCACGTGAATTGGCCAGCCGGGGCATCACCGTGAACGCTGTCGCACCAGGGTTTATCGAAACCGATATGACGGCTGTATTGGGAGAGGAAACCCGGGAGCAGATGCTCGGTCAAATCCCGTTGGGCCGTTTCGGTTCCGCTGAGGATGTGGCCGGTGCGGTTGCGTTTTTGGCGTCCGATGATGCTGCCTACATTACGGGACAAACCCTGAATGTGGACGGCGGCATGGTAACTTACTGA
- a CDS encoding putative glycolipid-binding domain-containing protein, which produces MEPIRLLSDGTGHWRDVFGRPVPALDGCVDVDLNITPFTNTIAIRRLGLNPSDTETIRAAYVDVPRLCLRPIFQRYTCLLRTADETVYRYEGLDTGFAAEIRVDAQGGVIDSAGWFERVWHKTNISVEGTLR; this is translated from the coding sequence TTGGAACCGATTCGGTTGCTCTCGGATGGGACGGGCCATTGGCGTGATGTATTCGGTCGTCCCGTTCCCGCCCTTGACGGGTGCGTAGATGTGGATTTAAACATCACGCCGTTCACCAATACTATCGCCATACGCCGTTTGGGTCTGAACCCTTCGGACACGGAGACGATCCGAGCCGCCTATGTCGATGTGCCGAGGCTTTGTTTGCGCCCCATCTTCCAACGCTACACTTGCCTCTTGCGGACAGCTGACGAGACCGTATACCGATATGAAGGATTGGACACCGGTTTCGCTGCTGAGATTCGGGTGGACGCGCAAGGCGGCGTCATCGATTCCGCTGGATGGTTTGAGCGGGTGTGGCATAAGACAAATATATCGGTAGAGGGAACTCTGCGGTGA
- the smc gene encoding chromosome segregation protein SMC yields MHLKRLEMMGFKSFADKTELEFVPGITAVVGPNGSGKSNVTDGIRWVLGEQSAKSLRGSKMEDVIFAGSDTRKPVGFCEVSITFDNTDRKLNLDYSEVTVTRRVYRSGESEYLLNRQPCRLKDITELFMDTGIGKEAYSMIGQGRIDDILSTKSEDRRAIFEEAAGIVKYKSRKKEAEKKLDATEQNLARLNDLVLELKDQVAPLAEQAEKAAQYKEWRAQLEQTEIGLYVHKIETLHQAWQEATKQVESFSTGQVDLAAEVSQREAKLESLRWEISRHEEEMEALQTRLLQVSEELEKVEGRRKVLLERIRNQEAAYTQTVARIGELQSTMARLREEQSVNDERLREKETELAEAEARLREAEARLAATGDDRALELERLRDRYRELTNEITALQSEERHLMDRRVQTERRLEELAEQEKQLAATERSLAERMEQLRRETAEVEQMLETVADQYRRTLEEKKAGEAELAEMAKRLRQAEQQVDALRSRHEIVKEMEAEHAGFFQGVKELLKARDRGHAALKGIHGAVAQLIQVPAEFEAAMETALGGALQHLVVDTEEDGRKGIRFLKENGLGRATFLPMDVIQPRRFPAHEADRLRSVDGFVGIAADLVKTDERYRSVVENLLGQVVVTRTLEKANAIARQLGYRYRVVTLDGDVVNPGGSMTGGSRQKSKVNLLGRTRQLEELETRLREAEREWRDIRDRVDALTDRQEAWEQSLEQLRRQGEEHRSRKQELHASEREKAVERRSVAERLRVVREEREKTDAELVDIGRKQTELGERLAALRQEAEKCQTTVAGLEAEVRREATEKDEVGRMITEWKVTVARLTQEKEHLKTNGARVREELERLNEQLRSAMEQQEELDAELERNRSEAEQLEASTVDLRTVKSETQARLDEARKKRDGWYRQREELERELREVQQTLRKQEDQLRQHEIKVNRMDVELNHLLEKLAEEYEMSFELARERFSVPEDPSQAEREVRSLKQKIASLGEVNLGAIEEYKRLTERLEFLEQQQNDLIEAKNTLYEVIRNIESEMSRRFLESFEAIRTEFQDVFVKMFGGGRADLHLTDPDNLLETGIEIMAQPPGKKLQNLGLLSGGERALTAIALLFAVIRVKPVPFCVLDEVDAALDDANVARFARYLREFSQNTQFIVITHRKLTMEGADVLYGITMEESGVSKLVSVKLEDFEEQVEVAAARS; encoded by the coding sequence GTGCATCTCAAGCGGTTGGAGATGATGGGGTTCAAGTCGTTCGCGGATAAGACCGAACTGGAATTCGTCCCCGGCATCACCGCCGTGGTCGGTCCCAACGGGAGCGGTAAAAGTAACGTGACCGACGGCATCCGCTGGGTGCTGGGAGAACAAAGCGCCAAATCGCTCCGGGGGTCCAAGATGGAGGACGTGATTTTCGCCGGCAGTGACACGCGCAAGCCGGTCGGATTCTGCGAAGTCTCCATCACGTTCGACAATACTGACAGAAAGTTGAACCTCGATTATTCGGAAGTGACGGTTACCCGTCGTGTATATCGCTCGGGAGAAAGCGAATACCTGCTCAACAGGCAACCCTGCCGTTTGAAGGATATCACCGAGTTGTTCATGGATACAGGGATCGGCAAGGAAGCCTACTCCATGATCGGTCAAGGGCGCATCGACGACATCTTGAGCACCAAATCGGAAGATCGGCGTGCCATATTTGAGGAAGCGGCCGGGATCGTCAAATACAAATCACGGAAAAAGGAAGCGGAAAAAAAGCTGGACGCCACCGAACAAAACCTGGCCCGACTCAACGATTTGGTTCTGGAGCTGAAGGACCAGGTTGCCCCATTGGCGGAGCAGGCGGAGAAAGCGGCGCAGTACAAAGAATGGCGCGCACAATTGGAACAAACGGAAATCGGCTTGTATGTACATAAGATTGAAACCTTGCACCAAGCTTGGCAGGAAGCGACCAAGCAAGTGGAGTCCTTTTCAACCGGACAGGTGGATCTGGCCGCCGAAGTCAGCCAACGTGAGGCCAAACTGGAATCTCTGCGCTGGGAGATCAGCCGTCATGAGGAAGAGATGGAAGCACTCCAAACTCGGTTGCTGCAGGTGAGTGAAGAACTGGAAAAAGTAGAAGGACGAAGAAAGGTCCTTCTGGAGCGGATTCGCAACCAGGAAGCGGCGTACACCCAGACGGTCGCACGCATCGGGGAACTTCAATCGACCATGGCCCGTCTGCGGGAGGAACAGTCCGTCAACGACGAGCGCTTGCGGGAGAAAGAGACTGAATTGGCGGAGGCCGAAGCCCGTCTGAGGGAAGCAGAAGCTCGTCTGGCGGCGACCGGGGACGATCGCGCATTGGAATTGGAGCGGCTTCGCGACCGTTACCGGGAATTGACCAATGAGATTACCGCATTGCAAAGCGAAGAGCGTCACCTGATGGATCGGCGAGTGCAAACTGAACGTCGTCTCGAAGAGTTGGCCGAACAAGAAAAGCAGCTGGCCGCAACGGAGCGGTCGCTGGCTGAGCGGATGGAACAGCTCCGACGTGAAACAGCTGAAGTGGAACAGATGTTGGAAACGGTGGCCGATCAGTACCGGCGCACATTGGAGGAGAAAAAAGCGGGGGAAGCCGAACTGGCCGAAATGGCCAAACGGCTCCGTCAAGCGGAACAGCAAGTGGATGCCCTCCGTTCGCGCCACGAGATCGTCAAGGAGATGGAAGCGGAGCACGCCGGTTTTTTTCAAGGCGTCAAAGAACTTTTGAAAGCCCGGGATCGCGGCCATGCGGCACTGAAGGGGATTCATGGTGCAGTGGCCCAATTGATTCAGGTACCCGCGGAATTTGAGGCCGCGATGGAAACGGCACTGGGCGGCGCCCTGCAGCATTTGGTCGTCGACACGGAAGAGGATGGCCGCAAGGGGATTCGCTTTCTGAAGGAAAACGGCTTGGGACGCGCCACGTTCCTCCCGATGGACGTCATCCAACCGCGTCGTTTCCCCGCTCATGAGGCGGACCGCCTGCGCAGTGTGGATGGTTTTGTCGGCATCGCAGCAGATCTCGTCAAAACGGATGAGCGATACCGCTCGGTCGTGGAAAATCTGCTGGGACAAGTGGTGGTCACCCGTACCCTGGAGAAGGCCAATGCGATCGCCCGTCAATTGGGCTATCGTTATCGGGTGGTCACATTGGATGGCGACGTCGTAAACCCGGGCGGTTCCATGACCGGTGGCAGCCGGCAAAAATCCAAGGTCAACTTGTTAGGACGCACACGTCAATTGGAGGAATTGGAAACCCGACTGCGGGAAGCAGAACGCGAATGGCGCGACATCCGGGACAGGGTGGACGCATTGACGGATCGTCAAGAGGCATGGGAGCAATCATTGGAGCAATTGCGCCGCCAAGGGGAGGAACATCGGTCACGCAAACAGGAACTGCATGCATCTGAACGGGAAAAGGCAGTAGAACGCCGGTCGGTCGCCGAACGGTTACGTGTGGTACGGGAAGAACGGGAAAAAACGGATGCGGAATTGGTCGATATCGGCCGGAAGCAAACAGAGCTGGGAGAGCGGCTTGCGGCACTGCGGCAGGAAGCGGAAAAATGCCAAACCACCGTCGCAGGGTTGGAGGCGGAAGTTCGCCGGGAAGCCACGGAAAAAGATGAAGTAGGTCGGATGATCACTGAATGGAAAGTAACCGTGGCCAGGTTGACTCAGGAAAAGGAACACCTGAAGACCAACGGGGCGCGTGTTCGGGAAGAGCTGGAACGGTTGAACGAACAACTCCGTTCTGCGATGGAACAGCAGGAAGAGCTGGATGCAGAATTGGAACGCAACCGGAGCGAAGCTGAGCAGCTGGAAGCGTCAACCGTCGATTTGCGCACGGTCAAATCCGAGACGCAAGCCCGGTTGGATGAAGCGCGCAAAAAACGGGACGGATGGTACCGTCAGCGAGAGGAGCTGGAGCGGGAGTTGCGGGAGGTGCAACAAACCTTGCGCAAACAGGAGGATCAGCTCCGGCAGCATGAAATCAAGGTCAACCGGATGGACGTGGAATTAAATCACTTGTTGGAGAAATTGGCGGAAGAATACGAGATGAGCTTTGAATTGGCCCGTGAACGGTTCTCCGTTCCGGAAGATCCGTCCCAAGCGGAGCGGGAGGTGCGATCGCTCAAACAAAAAATCGCCTCCTTGGGCGAAGTGAATCTCGGGGCGATCGAAGAATACAAACGGCTGACGGAACGTCTCGAATTTCTGGAGCAACAGCAAAATGACCTGATTGAAGCGAAAAACACGCTTTACGAGGTCATCCGTAACATTGAGTCGGAGATGTCCCGCCGGTTCCTGGAGAGTTTTGAAGCGATCCGTACCGAATTCCAGGACGTATTTGTTAAAATGTTTGGGGGCGGACGGGCAGATCTTCACCTGACCGACCCGGACAACCTGCTGGAAACCGGTATCGAGATCATGGCACAGCCCCCAGGCAAAAAGCTGCAAAACTTGGGCTTGCTCTCCGGCGGGGAACGGGCGTTGACCGCCATTGCGCTGCTGTTCGCAGTGATTCGCGTGAAACCGGTGCCGTTTTGCGTGCTGGATGAGGTGGACGCGGCGCTGGATGATGCCAACGTGGCCCGGTTTGCCCGTTATCTGCGGGAGTTTTCCCAAAACACCCAGTTCATTGTCATCACCCACCGGAAGTTGACAATGGAAGGGGCCGATGTCCTCTACGGTATCACGATGGAGGAATCCGGGGTATCCAAGTTGGTGTCCGTCAAGCTGGAGGACTTTGAGGAGCAGGTGGAGGTGGCCGCTGCCCGCTCGTAA
- a CDS encoding beta-ketoacyl-ACP synthase III, protein MMRSVGILGTGAHLPEKVLTNFDLEKMVDTSDEWIVSRTGIRERRIAADNEASSDLAVEAGRKALEAAGITPDQLDLIIVATVTPDMMFPATACLVQDRLGASKAATFDLSAACTGFLYGITTAAQFIANGIYRYALVIGVDCLSKIINWEDRNTCVLFGDGAGAVVLGPVEEGYGFLSFDLGADGSGGNLLLQPAGGSRIPATVESVEKKLHTISMTGGEVFKFAVRVMGNAAEEALKKVGMTKDDIDFLVPHQANIRIIDAAVKRFGLSEDKVIVNLDRYGNMSSASIPVALDEAVREGRIREGDTLVLVGFGGGLTWGAAVLKWSTKEKQRD, encoded by the coding sequence ATGATGCGATCCGTGGGGATTCTGGGAACCGGCGCGCATTTGCCGGAAAAGGTGTTAACCAATTTTGATTTGGAAAAGATGGTGGATACTTCGGATGAGTGGATTGTGAGCCGGACCGGTATCCGGGAGCGGCGCATCGCGGCGGATAATGAGGCATCTTCGGACCTGGCGGTGGAGGCCGGACGAAAAGCGCTGGAAGCGGCGGGAATCACACCTGATCAGTTGGACTTGATCATCGTGGCCACGGTGACGCCCGACATGATGTTCCCCGCAACGGCCTGCCTCGTACAGGATCGGCTGGGAGCTTCGAAAGCAGCTACTTTTGACCTGTCTGCCGCTTGCACCGGATTCTTGTACGGCATCACCACGGCGGCCCAATTCATCGCCAACGGAATCTATCGTTACGCTTTGGTGATCGGGGTCGATTGCTTGTCCAAAATCATCAACTGGGAGGACCGGAACACCTGCGTGCTGTTCGGCGATGGGGCAGGCGCGGTGGTGCTTGGGCCTGTTGAAGAAGGATATGGTTTTCTCTCGTTTGATCTGGGTGCGGATGGTTCGGGTGGTAACCTGTTGCTCCAGCCGGCCGGGGGTTCGCGCATTCCGGCGACAGTGGAGTCAGTGGAGAAAAAATTGCACACCATTTCCATGACCGGCGGGGAAGTGTTCAAATTCGCCGTTCGCGTTATGGGCAATGCCGCCGAAGAGGCATTGAAAAAAGTGGGAATGACCAAGGACGATATCGATTTCCTCGTCCCGCACCAAGCCAATATTCGCATCATCGACGCCGCGGTGAAGCGCTTCGGTCTGTCGGAAGACAAAGTGATCGTCAACCTGGATCGCTACGGTAACATGTCGTCTGCCTCCATTCCGGTCGCGTTGGACGAAGCCGTGCGTGAAGGCCGGATTCGTGAGGGAGATACCTTGGTACTCGTCGGATTCGGCGGCGGACTGACTTGGGGAGCGGCCGTACTCAAGTGGTCCACCAAAGAAAAACAAAGGGACTAG
- the acpP gene encoding acyl carrier protein produces MADTLERVKRIIVDKLNVDPSEVTPEASIKEDLGADSLDVMDLVLELEDEFEMEISDEEAEKISTVGDIISYIESHK; encoded by the coding sequence ATGGCAGATACGTTGGAGCGTGTAAAACGCATCATTGTAGACAAGCTCAACGTGGATCCTTCCGAAGTGACTCCGGAAGCCTCGATCAAGGAAGATCTGGGAGCTGACTCCCTTGACGTGATGGATTTGGTTCTGGAGCTGGAAGATGAGTTTGAAATGGAGATTTCGGACGAAGAAGCTGAAAAAATCTCCACGGTGGGGGATATCATCTCGTACATCGAGTCCCACAAATAA
- the rnc gene encoding ribonuclease III, whose product MDLTDLERKVGFPFRNRRLFQQAFTHTSFAHERKGSDFHEDNERLEFLGDAVLELAVSEFLFHRFPDMSEGDLTRTRARVVCEPSLAAFAQELDFGQYVRLGKGEEMTGGRTRPALLADVFEAFVGALYLDQGLDRVKQFLHAVVFPRIDDKWLSQVTDAKSQLQEIVQQERMGPLVYQIVDIQGPAHDRHFVAEVWLEGKRLGRGSGRSKKEAEQRAAFEALQNWKQGPGHDIADSHRQR is encoded by the coding sequence ATGGATTTGACCGATTTAGAGCGAAAAGTCGGCTTCCCTTTTCGGAACCGTCGTTTGTTTCAACAGGCGTTTACCCATACATCGTTTGCCCATGAGAGAAAGGGAAGCGATTTTCACGAAGACAACGAACGGCTGGAATTTCTGGGGGACGCTGTGTTGGAACTGGCGGTGTCGGAGTTCTTGTTCCACCGGTTTCCCGACATGAGCGAAGGAGATTTGACCCGGACGCGGGCTCGCGTCGTGTGTGAACCGTCATTGGCCGCTTTTGCACAGGAGCTCGATTTCGGTCAATACGTCCGTCTTGGCAAAGGGGAAGAGATGACCGGTGGCCGGACGCGTCCGGCCTTGCTGGCTGACGTTTTTGAAGCGTTTGTCGGTGCGCTGTACCTGGATCAAGGATTGGACCGGGTCAAACAATTTCTGCATGCGGTAGTCTTTCCCCGCATTGATGATAAATGGCTGTCTCAGGTGACGGATGCCAAGAGTCAATTGCAGGAGATCGTGCAGCAGGAACGAATGGGACCGTTGGTATATCAAATCGTGGATATTCAGGGACCGGCCCATGACCGCCATTTCGTGGCCGAGGTGTGGCTGGAGGGGAAACGGCTGGGAAGAGGCAGCGGGCGTTCCAAAAAGGAAGCGGAACAGCGTGCGGCCTTCGAAGCTTTGCAGAATTGGAAACAAGGCCCAGGTCACGACATCGCCGACTCCCATCGGCAACGTTGA
- the plsX gene encoding phosphate acyltransferase PlsX, giving the protein MRIALDVMGGDHAPTAIFEGVRQAAEQWPDLRLVLIGREEVLQSQTYPSNVELHPVTESIDAGEEPVKAIRRKKDSSIVVGCRMVKEGKADAFISAGNTGALMAAGLFYTGRLEGIDRPALAPVFPTMDGRGVLVLDVGANPEAKPEHLVQYARMGAIYAEKVLGFEQPRVGLLNIGTEEGKGTERTKEAYSLLSQLPIRFVGNVEARDVLYGVCDVLVCDGFSGNILLKNTEGVAKAIFERLKEEFTRTWLNKLAAAILKPGLKRFAKAMDYTEHGGAPLLGLSGAIVKAHGSSDANAIANAIRQARRFVEQAVISQISGEIGDDRRD; this is encoded by the coding sequence ATGCGCATAGCGTTGGACGTAATGGGCGGGGACCATGCGCCAACGGCCATATTCGAAGGAGTACGGCAAGCGGCTGAACAATGGCCGGATTTGAGGTTGGTATTGATCGGCCGGGAAGAAGTTTTGCAATCTCAAACGTATCCATCCAATGTCGAACTCCATCCCGTAACCGAGTCGATTGATGCGGGAGAAGAACCGGTCAAAGCCATCCGACGTAAAAAGGACTCGTCCATCGTCGTCGGTTGCCGGATGGTGAAAGAGGGCAAGGCGGACGCATTCATCAGTGCCGGCAATACGGGTGCGCTGATGGCAGCCGGGCTGTTTTACACCGGCAGATTGGAAGGGATTGATCGTCCTGCGTTGGCGCCGGTGTTCCCCACGATGGACGGACGCGGCGTACTGGTATTGGACGTGGGTGCCAATCCGGAAGCCAAACCGGAACATTTGGTGCAATATGCCCGGATGGGTGCGATCTATGCCGAAAAGGTGTTGGGGTTTGAACAACCGCGTGTCGGTTTGCTTAACATCGGGACGGAGGAAGGAAAAGGAACAGAACGAACCAAAGAGGCGTACAGCTTGCTGTCGCAGTTGCCCATCCGGTTTGTCGGCAACGTGGAGGCGCGGGATGTGTTGTATGGGGTGTGCGACGTTCTCGTGTGCGACGGCTTTTCCGGCAATATTCTGCTGAAAAACACAGAAGGCGTGGCCAAGGCGATTTTTGAACGGTTAAAAGAGGAATTTACCCGTACATGGCTGAACAAATTAGCTGCGGCGATTTTGAAGCCGGGTCTGAAACGTTTCGCCAAAGCGATGGATTACACCGAACATGGTGGTGCGCCGCTGCTGGGATTAAGCGGGGCGATCGTCAAGGCACACGGATCTTCTGACGCAAACGCGATTGCCAATGCAATTCGCCAGGCGCGTCGGTTTGTGGAACAGGCGGTGATTTCACAAATCTCTGGCGAGATCGGGGATGACAGGAGGGATTGA
- the fabD gene encoding ACP S-malonyltransferase, whose translation MGKIAFLFPGQGSQFVGMGRVIAERDERAARLFAQADDVLGYALSRLCFEGPEEELRLTANTQPAILTTSMAIYTVFADAGIEPDYVAGHSLGEYSALTAAGALDFADAVATVHRRGLFMEEAVPAGQGAMSAVMGLEREALDAVCREVTREGHVVVAANYNCPGQIVISGHRDAVEEAGEKAKAAGARRVIPLAVSGPFHSPLMQPAAERLKDVLETITIRDARVPVVANVSASPIQDADEIRRSLVEQVASPVLWEDSVHWMLNQGVDTFVEIGPGTVLTGLVRKVERKVTAVSVQDVETLQAALDMLQK comes from the coding sequence ATGGGAAAAATCGCGTTTCTCTTCCCCGGTCAGGGATCGCAATTCGTGGGGATGGGTCGGGTCATAGCAGAACGCGACGAGCGGGCGGCACGTCTTTTCGCCCAGGCAGATGACGTGCTCGGATATGCGTTGTCCCGACTCTGTTTCGAAGGACCCGAAGAGGAATTGCGCCTGACGGCCAACACGCAACCGGCAATTTTGACCACCAGCATGGCCATCTATACGGTTTTTGCAGACGCAGGGATCGAGCCCGATTATGTAGCAGGACACAGCCTGGGAGAATACTCGGCGTTAACCGCCGCAGGTGCACTAGATTTTGCGGATGCGGTGGCCACCGTGCACCGGCGTGGACTGTTCATGGAAGAAGCGGTCCCTGCCGGTCAGGGGGCGATGTCGGCGGTGATGGGATTGGAACGCGAAGCGTTGGATGCGGTGTGCCGGGAAGTGACGCGCGAAGGTCACGTGGTGGTGGCAGCCAATTACAACTGCCCCGGGCAGATCGTCATTTCCGGACATCGTGACGCTGTCGAGGAAGCGGGAGAAAAAGCCAAAGCCGCCGGAGCACGTCGAGTGATTCCGCTCGCCGTCAGTGGTCCCTTCCATTCGCCCCTGATGCAACCGGCGGCCGAACGGTTGAAAGACGTTCTGGAAACCATCACTATCCGTGATGCACGCGTCCCGGTCGTGGCTAACGTCTCGGCATCCCCGATCCAAGACGCGGATGAGATCCGCCGTTCGCTGGTGGAACAAGTGGCCAGCCCTGTTTTGTGGGAGGATAGTGTCCACTGGATGTTGAATCAGGGAGTGGACACGTTCGTGGAGATCGGACCGGGTACGGTGTTGACCGGATTGGTTCGGAAAGTGGAGCGCAAAGTGACCGCTGTTTCCGTGCAGGACGTGGAAACGTTGCAGGCGGCATTGGACATGTTGCAGAAATGA